ACGAGCATGTACAGCACCGTACACAGAATCAGCGACCCGAGAATTGCCAGCGGCACGTCACGCTGCGGGTTCACTGCTTCTTCGGCATGCGTCGAGATCGAATCGAAGCCCACATAGGCGAAGAACACGAGTGCCGCGCCGACCATGATGCCTGAGAAGCCATACGGCATGAACGGGCTGCGAACCGCTTCATCGACCGGCTCGAGCCAACTCTTGATCCCCAGCACCGCGAGCATTCCCCATTTCTTGGCTTCATTGGGGAGGTTTCCAAAACTGGTCTTTTCGTTCTCCGACATCCCTTCGGCAATCGCGGGATGGGCGTCGAGCAGGTTCTGGCCGGTTTTTAATCCGGTATAAGCGCCGTCGGGAATTTTCGCGGCCACATCAGGATGGCGGCGGAGATAGTCGCCCACGTCGACGTCTTTGCGACGTTCGACCGGCACGCCCGTCCAGTTGTCCATGCTGACATAACTGACCCCGAGGCCGATCACCAGTAACACCACCGCCAGTTTGACGACCACGAGGACGGCGTTTGTCGTGGCGCTTTCGCGAATCCCGATCACCAGCACGACGGTGGTCGCCAGCATGATGAGGATCGCCGGCAGATTGACGAACGCCTGCACCGCATGCCCCCCCACCATCACCGGGGTAAAGGGATCAGACGTGAGGACGGGAGGGATTTCTATGCCGAATAACGTCTGCAGCGCGACATTGAGATAGTGCGTCCAGTGCGCAGCGACCACTCCACAGGCCATCGCGTATTCGAGGATCAGATCCCAGCCAATGATCCACGCCCAGACTTCGCCCAGCGTGGCATAGGTATAGGTGTACGCGCTGCCGGCCACCGGGGCCATGGCGGCGAATTCCGAATAGCAGAGTGCTGCAAAAACGCAGGCGACCCCTGCCAGGGCGAACGAGAGGACCACCGCCGGCCCGGCATCGTTTGCCGCCACGCGGCCGGTCATCGCGAAGATGCCCGCCCCGATGATCGCCCCCACCCCTAACGATGTCAGCGACACCGGACCCAGCACGCGATGAAGAGATTGCTGGCCTTGCACCTCTTCATTCAACATTTCCAGGGTCTTGCGTTCAAACAGATGCTTCCAGGCCATGAAATCTTCCTGCCGTAACTGAGACCGTTCCTTGAGCTGAGGCACACTGCAAGAGACTCGGCATGCACACTGTAATCAGATTGCAAGGGTTTGCACCTGAGTTCGGGTTGAGAAACGCATTGCCGTGCGAAACCTCTTCTGACAAGAAGCCCTTCACAATCAGACGGCAATGCATTCGTAACCACCGAGGTTTCCGGCAGCCGGCAGTTTATTACGGCAAAGTTCGCGAATCCCGATGTCGTCGATCCCTGCCGTTGCGCTGGCGGCATGACGATTTTCGCGGTACGCTGGCTTTCGCCGTGCGAGACTCCCCGTTCGATGCCGTGCAGGACAGAGTTGCCATGCGTGATGCCGCCCCGTCTTCTCTGACTCCTTTCCTGAGCCGGAGAACATTCCTACAGACCGCCGCCGCGGCCACATTCGCCAGCGGCTTGCCCGTCTTGGCTGCCAACCCCATCACGCGGAACGGCAAACCGTTCTTCAAGCTCTCCCTGGCGGCGTACTCGTTTCACCGGCAGATGGTGCGGAACTGGCCCAAGCCCTCCGAGAAGCCAGGCGCGATGAGCCTCGTCGACGTCGTCAACTACTGCGCCGAGGAGAATCTCGATGCCGTCGAACTCACCAGCTACTACTTCCCGAATCCATTGACGCCCGCCTATCTGATGCAGCTCAAGGAACAGACGTTCCGACTCGGCCTCGACATCTCCGGCACCGCCATCGGCAACGACTTCTGCCTCCCCCCCGGTCCGGAACGTGACGCCCAGCTCGCCCTGTGCCGGCAATGGATCGACTACGCCGCCGACATGGGCGCGCCGGTGATCCGCATCTTCGCGGGTCAGGTTCCCAAAGGAGACACCGAAGAGAACGCCACCGCCCGTTGCGTCGCCGCCATCAACGAGTCCCTGCAATACGCCGCACAAAAAGGCATCGTCCTCGGCCTGGAGAACCATCACGGCATCACCAGCACCCCCGAACAGTTGCTGAACATCGTCCGTCAGGTCGAACCCTCTCCCTGGTTCGGCATTAATTTCGACTCCGGGAATTTCAAAACGGCCGACCCCTACGGCGATCTCGAGAAGATCGCCCCGTACGCCGTAAACGCCCAGATCAAGGTGGTCGTCAGCCCCAACAACGGCTCGAAAGTCCCTACCGATTTGAAACGGGTCGTCTCGATGCTGAAACAGGCCAACTATCGCGGCTACATCGTCCTCGAATACGAAGAGCCGGAAGATCCACGGGTGGAAATCCCGAAGTACCTGGACCAGTTGCGGGAACTGATTGCATAACGACACGTTCGCGGCCGCAGCTCAGCGGCATCGCGGGCATCAGAGTGAGCGGGCCATGAGACAAGTTTTCGTTGTGATCGGCGTTGCCGTCGCGGTGCTGCTGTGCGGCGGCACTTTCGCTGTCGCGCAGCCGGAAGGGTTTGTCGGCGCTGTCGCCGGCCCCAAAGTCGACGTTCTCTTCCTGCCCATTCGCGGCACGGCAGCCAATGGGCGACTCCCCAAGAACAGCAAACTGCTGCCGATTCACAATCTCGAATTCACCGGCCCGCAACCATCCCATCCATTTGTTCTCGGCAACTTCTCGTCCGATGCACAGTGGGGCATCGTCGATGGCTTTCTTCAAGTGGTCGACGGCAAAAACGCCGCCCTGCAGATCGCCTGGGCCGACGAGTTCCAGCTTGAAGGAATCATGGAACAGGCCGGTTTCGGCGGTTGGTTCTTTCTCGTCGGCTGGGACGAAGGCCGCGGGTTCGCCATCCACAACGTCACGATGAAAGAAAGCGGCAGCCCCTGGCACGTCAGCGAGTTTCGCGGCGCCAAAGCAATCGAAGGCCGCTCGCAGGAGCTCGACAAGTACGAGTGGAAAGGAGAGCAGCCCTTTCGACTCGCCATCGCCGACGCGAAGGTAACGCTCGAAGTCGGACGGCATCGCGTCCTCAGCGAACAGGTCATCGAAGGCTATACGCCAGGCCGGGTGATCGTCGGGGTGTACGACACCAGTTATGGCCCGCGGCCGCTGCGAATCAAGTCGTTGAAGATTCAGGCCAAGAAACCGGCCCCGGCCGAAAAACCGGAATGAGGTTTCATACCCCCCTCGCCCCTGCCAAAAAACGAACAGGGCTGGGGAGAGGGGCCGGGGGTGAGGGGCAAACGACATTGCAGCGCATCCTTGATTCCGGACATGCTCCGCACGCACTGTTTGCTCCTGATGACCATTTTTGCGTGACGGTTGTGCAGGCAATGCCGTTCGTAGCGACAGCCGGTACACGAACTCGCTTTCTTTCCCCTCAACCGATTTGATTTCAAAACGTGCTTTTTGCAGTGCGCTAGAGTTGGTGACGGACCCCAACACGGAAAAAGCCCTACCCATCAAGGGCTGAGTTTTGCCATGAATCTCTATCGTTTTCTGCACGACCACCTGATGCACGCCAGCGCCACCGACTACGGCGTCCTCGCACTGTCGGCCGTCATCGCCGTCTGGTTCTTCGTGAACTACAAGCTCGACTAGAGCAGTTTGCTCTACCGGGTGCAGGCGAATGGACGACTTTGAACTGATGAAAGCCGCTCTTATCGCCTGCGGAACGACGAATACGAAATAGCAAAATGCGTTAGGCACCCGCGGGAAACTCTTCCTGCAGCCGGTCCAGCAAGATCTCCAGCATCCGCGGATGCAGCCCCAACGGCGGACAGAGCTGACAGGTCACCCCCGGGTGTTCCTGCATGAACTCCAGTCTGGCGTTCTCCAGATCCCGCGTCACATGCGCGCCTGCCGAGAGAAAATACGGCAGCATCTTGATCGAACTTGCTCCCCCTTCCACGCAGCGTCGCAGGCCGTGCGGGATGGTCGGGTCGGCCAGTTCCAGGTAGGCAATCTCCACGATCGCTTCCTCCACGCGCGGCCGCAGTTGGGCTGCGACCCGTTCGAGATCGGCGTTCGCCTCTGGTCGGCGGCTGCCATGTGCGATCAGAAGAATTGCTGCCGACATGCCGGCTCCTTTAGACTGTGATGATGGAAGACGCCGCAGCGTGCGGAACATCGCCTGCAGGACATCATTCTTTCACACTGCTGCTTCGCGGCCAATCCTCGTGACCCAACCGAATTCGAATACGCAGACTCCCGCCGCGCTCCCGGAGCAGATCGGCGACTACCGGATCGAGAAAGAACTCGGCGCCGGCGGCATGGGAACCGTGTATCTGGGAACGCATGTGGGGACCGGTCGGGCAGCCGCGGTGAAAGTTCTTCCTGCTTCCATGGCCCGTGAAGAAGGGTTCGTCGCCCGTTTTGGCCGCGAAGTGGCGGCCATGCAGCAACTGCAAAGCCCGCACATCGTCGAACTGTACGAGAGCGGCGAAGACCACGGAACGTACTTCTACGCGATGGAGTACGTCGCCGGCGAAACCCTCACCGACAAACTCAAACGCGAAAAACGCATTTCCTGGCGGGACACCATCGCCTTTGCAGTCCAGGTCTGTCGGGCACTCAAGGCCGCGCACAACTGCGGCATCGTCCATCGCGACCTCAAACCTTCGAACCTGCTGATTGCGACCGACGGCACCGTCAAACTGACCGACTTCGGCATCGCTCAGGTCTTTGCCACTTCCAAACTGACCGTCACCGGCGGCATCCTCGGGACCGCCGAATACATGTCGCCTGAACAGGCGCAAGGCGCGCGGGCCACCCGTCAAAGCGACATCTATTCGCTCGGCGCGGTGATGTATGTGATGCTCACCGGGCGACCTCCATTCACTGGCAAAACCACGCTCGAAGTCATTCAGAAACATCGCTTCGCACAGTTCGACAGCCCCAAGCGGATCGTCGGCGACATCCCCTTCTGGCTGGATGAAATCGTCTGCAAGTGTCTGTCGAAAAAGGCCGAAGACCGCTACCCCGACGCCTATGTGCTGCAACTGCGGTTGCAGGAAGTTCCGCGCAAGGTCGACCTGAAAGATTCAGCCACCGGCGGCGACGGCGAACCGCATCCCGACTCGGAAACGATGACCGATGGCTCAGCCGGGGCAGGGCACGGAGCCGTCGGCAGCACGCTTGCCCGTGACTTGTTTCGCGCTCAGGTGGAAGCCCAATCCGAAAAGGGAGCCCTCGCCCGCTGGTTCGACAATGTCTGGGTGCTGGTCGGGCTGCTGGTGCTGTTTGTCGTCGGAGGCTATTTCGTCTCCCGCTGGAGCCGGCCCGACCCGGAAACCTTGTTCATTCGCGGTCAGGCATTACTGCAGCAGCCGGAAGGCCCCGCCTGGGATCGGGCACGTGACGACTATTTTCAACCGCTGCTGGAACGTGATCCGGCCACCTGGGAACCTCGGCTGGAACCTTATCTGGCCCAGGTGCAACTCTATGAATTGAAGAAGCAACTTCTGGGACGGACCTTCAGCCGAGATCCGTTACCTCGCTCGGAACCGGAAGCGGTCCTGCGTCAGGCACTCGAACTGCGAAAACTGGGACGCTACGGAGAAGCCGCTGAAAAGGTGGCGGCTCTCGAAACACTGATCGCCGGCAACCCGGATCTGGAACCGCTGCAGGCGCCCGTTACCCGACTGCGGGAAGAACTCGCCGAACACGAAACGACCGCTCGACTCGAATTCGTTCAGCAGGCCCTGCAACGGGCCGAAACATTGTCGCTCGCGGGAAAAACACCAGAAGCTCAGGCAATTTGGCGCAGCGTGATCGCTCTGTATGATGCCGATCCCGCTGCCCGATCGCTGGTCGACGAGGCACGCCGCCATCTGTCGGCCCAGGGATCACCCGCCCCTGCCGCCCCTTCGCCCACATCATCAAAGACTGACAAGGAATAACATGGATCTGCGTCCGCACATTCGCGATGTCCAGGATTTCCCCAAGCCCGGCATCCTGTTTCGGGACATCACGCCGCTGCTCGCGCATCCGGAAGCATTCCGCGCCGCGATCGGCAAAATGGCCGATCACTATCGCGGGCAGAACATCAAGGCGATTGCTGCCGCCGAAGCCCGCGGATTCATCTTCGCCGCCCCCCTCGCACTTGAACTGAACGCCGGCTTCGTTCCAGTCCGTAAGCCCGGCAAACTGCCGTTCGAGACCCAGTCATTCCATTACGAACTGGAATACGGCACGGACACGCTGGAGATCCATACCGACGCCTTCGCTCCTGGCGACAAGGTGCTGTTGGTCGATGACCTGCTGGCCACCGGCGGCACGATGAACGCCTGCGCCAAGCTGGTCGAGCGCTCCGGCGCGATCGTCGTCGGCTGCGCCTTCGTCATCGAACTGACCTTCCTCAAAGGCCGCGAAAAGCTCGTCCCCTACGACGTGTTTAGCTTGCTGGCGTACGATGGAGAGTGAGAAATTCCAAATCCCAAGCACCAAAGTCGAAACAAATCTCAATGACCAAAATTTCAAACTTGGAACTCACTGTTTGAACATTGGAATTTTGAATTTGTTTGAGCTTTGGAATTTGATGCTTGGAATTTCCCCTTCTCAATCCGCTCTCTCTGAAATGACGCGACATACTTGTGTTTGAACTGACCGACCAGGACATTCTCTGCGAAGACGGCGCGGTCATTGCCGTGAACAAGCCGCATGGAGTCATCACGCAAGGCGCGCCCCGGGGAGTCGACAGCCTCGTCGACCTCGTCAAAAATTATCTGAAGCAGAAGTATCAGAAGCCTGGTAACGTCTACCTCGGCGTGCCGCATCGCATCGACCGGCCGGTCTCAGGCATCGTCGTCTTTTCCCGCAACTCCAAGTGCGCTGCCCGGCTCTCCGAACAGTTCGCCAAACGGCAGGTGCAGAAGATCTATCACGCCGTCCTCGAACGTCCCCCTGCCGAGCGCGAAGGGCAACTCGAAGACTGGATCTATCGCATCCCCGACCACTCTCGGGTCGAGATCTCTTCACAATCCAATACCGAAGCGAAATACGCGCAGCTCAGCTACAAAACCCTCGCGGTCCATCAGGGCCGGGCACTCGTGGAAGTGACGCTCGGCACCGGACGCATGCACCAGATTCGCATCCAGTTCGCCAGCCGCGGCTGCCCGATTGTCGGTGATGAGCAGTACGGCAGCCGAGGCATGTTCCCAGGCTTCTTCTCAGGCGAACGACTCGTCGCCCCCATTGCACTGCACGCCCGACGACTCACGCTGCAACATCCCATCCGCTACGAGCCCCTGACGATCATCGCCCCACTGCCGGCCATGTGGAAGCGACTGGGATTTTCGGATGAAGTCTCGACTCGATTCCAGGGAGGGTGAATGATGACCGACAGCCCTCCGTCGAGTCGAAAGCCGATTATCATGGTGTCTTCAGCCGTTTACGGGATCGAAGAACTCCTCGAAGTCGTCTTCGGAATCCTGAACACGGCGGGCTTCACGGTGTGGATGTCCCACAAGGGGACCGTCCCGGTCGATCCCAGGAAATCGAACTTCGAAAATTGCCTTGAAGCTGTTCGCGCCTGCGATTTGTTTCTTGGCATCCTCACGACCAGCTACGGGAGCGGCAAGGATGGCGATGGACTCTCGATCACTCATCAGGAAGTCCTCGAAGCACTGAAGATCGACAAACCTCGCTGGTTCCTGGCGCATCACGATTTGATCTTCGCCCGAGGACTTCTGCGCGATTTCGGATACAGAACAACGGCGGCAAGAGCAGGCTTGACTTTGCAAGGAAAGAAGCTGGTCGAAGACTTGCGTGTCATAGACATGTACGAAGCTGTCATCCAGGCGGAAAAGAAGCTGGCCGATCGAAAGGGGAATTGGGCTCAGCCTTTCGCAACGGATGACGATGCGAAGATCTTCGTTGTGTCGCAGTTCTTGCGCTACGGAGAAGCAGCGGAGTTCGTCCGGCAGCAGCCCCTGGCATTCTTGAAACAGTCGCCCGCAGGCGAGAGACAGGGAGGAGAATGAGTATGGAATCCAACCTGCATCAGTTGTTAAACAAAGCCGAGACGCAACATCTGGAACACATTTCGGGGTCGACCGGAAACGAGTCGATCGCGCAAACCGTGTGCGCCTTTCTGAATAGCGGCGGCGGCACCTTGCTGGTCGAGGCTGGAACCGCTCCTCAAGCAGCCAAGAACCGGCAAACGGAGATCATCGAGTCGATTCGGACAGCGATCACCCCAGCTTCGCTCTGGTCCGCAGTGTTGGAGCAGGCGGGTGGCGAATATCTCTGCGTAATCGATGTTCCAGCCGGACGCGATCGCCCGTATGTCGTGGAGAATGTGATTTATTTGCGTCGTGGTGCCCAGACTTTGAAAGCGGGGCCAGATGACATCCGCGATTTGGTGGAAACAAGCGTCGGAGGAGGAGAACGCTGGGAACGTAAAGTAATGGTGGACGGCGATCTCGATCGGCTCGATGAAGAGTTGATCCTGACAACGGCTGAAGAAGCGGTCAGACGTCGCAACTATCCGCTGCAAGATTCGACGAACGTCCAGAGCATCTTGACCGACCTGTCGATGTATCGCCGTCAGGCGATTACCCAGGCGGCGGAAGTCGTCTTCGGTCGCCGCCCGGCAATTCCGTTTCCACAAGTTCGTGTGCGCCTCACTGTGTATGCAAGCGATAAAGGAGGCGAGTTCCTGGATAACCGCCAGTTCGAAGCGGCGGCGATTCCGATGCTGGAACAGGTGTTCTCGGTGATTCGACAGCACACCCCCATCGCAGGCACCTTTGACAGCGGATTGAAGAGGACCGATAGACCGGCCTATCCAGAGGCCGCCATGCGCGAAGGCCTGGTCAACGCATTAGTCCACCGTGACTACGCGAACTTCAGTGGCGGAATTGCGATCGATATGTACCCCGGACGCCTGGTCATTTGGAACTCGGGGTCACTGCCGAGTGGTATCACGATCGGCGATCTGAAACGCGAACACCCCTCGATGCCTCGCAACCCGGATATCGCCCAAGTGTTCTTCTTGCGCGGGTTCATGGAACGGGTCGGTCGTGGCACGCAGAAGATTCTTGATGAGTGCAAGGAAGCAGGATTGCCGGTTCCCACATGGACTGCCAATGACGCTGGCGTAACGCTCACGTTCCACAACAAGCTGGGCCGCTCTAGTACCAAACTGAATCTGCGGCAGAAAAAGCTGCTTGAAGAATCGAAACCCGGCGATGTCCTCAAGCTCGGCGAATACTGCGAGCGGTTCGCGATCAGCGATCGTCAGGCACGACGCGATCTCGGGGATCTGCTCCAAAATGGCTGGCTGGATCGTGAAGGAGAAGGCCCTTCGACAGTTTTCGTTCGCACTCAGAAAACCTGGAACTCCGCCAAACCCGGCCAAACCCGGCCAAATCAGGAATGAGCGACCCAGAAATAGAAGAGCCGTTGGATGACGTGTTAACCGTCTAATAGCTATGACTTACGACTGGGCATGACGGACGGTCGATGAAATCTAAAATTCGGGTTGTCGCCGCAACCGGCCAAAACCGGCCAAAAAATCGAGTTCACCGATCGGCCAAAACGGAGGAAAAGCGCGAATTTGAATCATTGATATTTGTTTCAGATTCGGTGCTTGGAATTTGGAGCTTCAAATCGCAGACAATCTGCCGGCGAACACCTCCAGCCTCTCCACCACATCTTTCATTTGCTCAGCCGGAATCGTGCCCTCCCGCCAGCGCGTCAGCCAAGTCATCCCACTGAGCAGGACGCCGCTGCGATCGAGGACTCGCAAGAGTCTGTGTTCCTCCAGCGACAAGGGCCGCAGTTCTTCGTAGAGATCAAGGGCGGATTTCCATTTGGCGAAATCATCGCCAAACAGGCTCCCGAGCAGCCGCGACAGGTCGGTCGCGACGTTGTCGACTTGAGCGGCATGGGGATCGATCAGCCCGGTCACTTGATCTCCGGTGAACAGAACATGCGACTTCCAAAGATCGCGCCAGCAAGGGGCGAGGGG
This sequence is a window from Planctomicrobium piriforme. Protein-coding genes within it:
- a CDS encoding adenine phosphoribosyltransferase, whose translation is MDLRPHIRDVQDFPKPGILFRDITPLLAHPEAFRAAIGKMADHYRGQNIKAIAAAEARGFIFAAPLALELNAGFVPVRKPGKLPFETQSFHYELEYGTDTLEIHTDAFAPGDKVLLVDDLLATGGTMNACAKLVERSGAIVVGCAFVIELTFLKGREKLVPYDVFSLLAYDGE
- a CDS encoding DUF4062 domain-containing protein, which encodes MMTDSPPSSRKPIIMVSSAVYGIEELLEVVFGILNTAGFTVWMSHKGTVPVDPRKSNFENCLEAVRACDLFLGILTTSYGSGKDGDGLSITHQEVLEALKIDKPRWFLAHHDLIFARGLLRDFGYRTTAARAGLTLQGKKLVEDLRVIDMYEAVIQAEKKLADRKGNWAQPFATDDDAKIFVVSQFLRYGEAAEFVRQQPLAFLKQSPAGERQGGE
- a CDS encoding serine/threonine protein kinase; protein product: MTQPNSNTQTPAALPEQIGDYRIEKELGAGGMGTVYLGTHVGTGRAAAVKVLPASMAREEGFVARFGREVAAMQQLQSPHIVELYESGEDHGTYFYAMEYVAGETLTDKLKREKRISWRDTIAFAVQVCRALKAAHNCGIVHRDLKPSNLLIATDGTVKLTDFGIAQVFATSKLTVTGGILGTAEYMSPEQAQGARATRQSDIYSLGAVMYVMLTGRPPFTGKTTLEVIQKHRFAQFDSPKRIVGDIPFWLDEIVCKCLSKKAEDRYPDAYVLQLRLQEVPRKVDLKDSATGGDGEPHPDSETMTDGSAGAGHGAVGSTLARDLFRAQVEAQSEKGALARWFDNVWVLVGLLVLFVVGGYFVSRWSRPDPETLFIRGQALLQQPEGPAWDRARDDYFQPLLERDPATWEPRLEPYLAQVQLYELKKQLLGRTFSRDPLPRSEPEAVLRQALELRKLGRYGEAAEKVAALETLIAGNPDLEPLQAPVTRLREELAEHETTARLEFVQQALQRAETLSLAGKTPEAQAIWRSVIALYDADPAARSLVDEARRHLSAQGSPAPAAPSPTSSKTDKE
- a CDS encoding RluA family pseudouridine synthase, whose amino-acid sequence is MFELTDQDILCEDGAVIAVNKPHGVITQGAPRGVDSLVDLVKNYLKQKYQKPGNVYLGVPHRIDRPVSGIVVFSRNSKCAARLSEQFAKRQVQKIYHAVLERPPAEREGQLEDWIYRIPDHSRVEISSQSNTEAKYAQLSYKTLAVHQGRALVEVTLGTGRMHQIRIQFASRGCPIVGDEQYGSRGMFPGFFSGERLVAPIALHARRLTLQHPIRYEPLTIIAPLPAMWKRLGFSDEVSTRFQGG
- a CDS encoding amino acid permease: MAWKHLFERKTLEMLNEEVQGQQSLHRVLGPVSLTSLGVGAIIGAGIFAMTGRVAANDAGPAVVLSFALAGVACVFAALCYSEFAAMAPVAGSAYTYTYATLGEVWAWIIGWDLILEYAMACGVVAAHWTHYLNVALQTLFGIEIPPVLTSDPFTPVMVGGHAVQAFVNLPAILIMLATTVVLVIGIRESATTNAVLVVVKLAVVLLVIGLGVSYVSMDNWTGVPVERRKDVDVGDYLRRHPDVAAKIPDGAYTGLKTGQNLLDAHPAIAEGMSENEKTSFGNLPNEAKKWGMLAVLGIKSWLEPVDEAVRSPFMPYGFSGIMVGAALVFFAYVGFDSISTHAEEAVNPQRDVPLAILGSLILCTVLYMLVAGVITGMEQYPDIDPKAAVAEAFRKQAVIQKSWLLNSLAGLIAIGALAGMTSVILVTFLSQSRVFLAMARDGLLPKQVFAAVHPKYRTPYRSTILTGLVIALVSGFTPIRMLEEMVSIGTLMAFVLVCGSVLVLRIRRPEVHRPFRCPALFLVAPAGIFVNLALMFFLPLDTWMRLVVWLALGMMIYLAYGMRSSVLRTRASELA
- a CDS encoding TIM barrel protein — translated: MRDAAPSSLTPFLSRRTFLQTAAAATFASGLPVLAANPITRNGKPFFKLSLAAYSFHRQMVRNWPKPSEKPGAMSLVDVVNYCAEENLDAVELTSYYFPNPLTPAYLMQLKEQTFRLGLDISGTAIGNDFCLPPGPERDAQLALCRQWIDYAADMGAPVIRIFAGQVPKGDTEENATARCVAAINESLQYAAQKGIVLGLENHHGITSTPEQLLNIVRQVEPSPWFGINFDSGNFKTADPYGDLEKIAPYAVNAQIKVVVSPNNGSKVPTDLKRVVSMLKQANYRGYIVLEYEEPEDPRVEIPKYLDQLRELIA
- a CDS encoding sirohydrochlorin chelatase, translated to MSAAILLIAHGSRRPEANADLERVAAQLRPRVEEAIVEIAYLELADPTIPHGLRRCVEGGASSIKMLPYFLSAGAHVTRDLENARLEFMQEHPGVTCQLCPPLGLHPRMLEILLDRLQEEFPAGA
- a CDS encoding ATP-binding protein gives rise to the protein MESNLHQLLNKAETQHLEHISGSTGNESIAQTVCAFLNSGGGTLLVEAGTAPQAAKNRQTEIIESIRTAITPASLWSAVLEQAGGEYLCVIDVPAGRDRPYVVENVIYLRRGAQTLKAGPDDIRDLVETSVGGGERWERKVMVDGDLDRLDEELILTTAEEAVRRRNYPLQDSTNVQSILTDLSMYRRQAITQAAEVVFGRRPAIPFPQVRVRLTVYASDKGGEFLDNRQFEAAAIPMLEQVFSVIRQHTPIAGTFDSGLKRTDRPAYPEAAMREGLVNALVHRDYANFSGGIAIDMYPGRLVIWNSGSLPSGITIGDLKREHPSMPRNPDIAQVFFLRGFMERVGRGTQKILDECKEAGLPVPTWTANDAGVTLTFHNKLGRSSTKLNLRQKKLLEESKPGDVLKLGEYCERFAISDRQARRDLGDLLQNGWLDREGEGPSTVFVRTQKTWNSAKPGQTRPNQE